The DNA window CCCATGTCAGTCCAAAGAGCTGATCTAACAACTCGTTGTTTGGTTACTTGATAGTTCAGAATGCAGCTGGGCTTTTTGCTCTCACCAGGCTTTTGCAGgttgggatgctgtgggagcagagtgtgcagctctgggggatcatctgtcctggctgtgcacCAAGAGATTGTACAAGCAATGTTCAGCAGCTTTCTAGTTCTGCATCATCAAGGAAGGATGACCCTTCTGGGGCTTGTAGAACAATTGGCTTGGTTTGGGAGGGACCTTGACAGCCCACCTAGTCCAGCTCCCTGTGATGATCAGACAGTTCCATGGAATCagggctcagagccccatcctcAGTGGGGATGAATGAGTTCAGCTGAAGCTGAGAATGCAGAACTTGTACCCACCAAGCTGCAGTGCCCTGGACTCAGCTCACAGCAAAGCAGCACTACTCTGTGACCTCCACCACCATTCAGAAATAACCACACCAGTTTAATTTTGGTGGCCATTACACACTCCTGATCAAGAGAGAGGTCTGTTCCCTCCCCACAGAATGAACCAGCACAGACTGTAGCTGCCCCCTGAACCTTCTGTGCAGCCACGCTGGAGCCTCTGAGCAGCTTCAGGGATCCCAGACTGCAAATCTGAAAAGTTACTGACTTGTGCTGAATTAAGTGATCCCTGCAGACCGAAGTACCTTGAACTTGTGCTTGGGTGGGGACCTGGGGTGAGGTGATAGGAGCACTAAGCAGCACTTAGTCACATACTTCTATTTCTACCCTTTCCTTCACTGGAAATTGAAGTCACCTTCCAAGGTTTAACTCAGACTGGCAATTCTAAGGAAGCAAATTGCATGTTCAcatgagaaaatacaaaagaacTTGCACACCTGAGCAAATGCTTCCTTCCCCCGTTTTTATGTCCTTTCTATCCAAGCAAGTGCATTTTCCTGACAGCTGAATACTGGGTGTGCACAAATGACCCCAGCGACTGACCTGACACCTGGTGAGAACAGAATGTTGCAATGTAAATGTTTGGTctcagaaatgcagcagaagaTAAATAACTGCATGAAGCAGACTGAACACAAAAGCAGGCATCTCTCATTCCTctaagaagattaaaaaattattcacacttaaatgttaaaaatcattaaaacaaaaaatctccACACTTGCATTGAGAGAACTTGAAGCTCTCTCTTTCTGACTTGTCTCCTTTCAAAGCACCAGAACCAAACCCTGCTTGTCAAATCTTTTCATTGAAAGGTGCTGCAAAAAATGTGTGTTCCAAGAGATTTTTCCTTGCGTGGCCGTTCAGACACAGAGCTGGTTACAGTGGAAAGGAACAAATCAGCCTGGGAAGAGGATAAGCTCACTGACCTTTAAACAAATTATCTCAGTTTAAATCACAAGAACAGAAATATTACAGAATACATGAAGAGTCCCCACTGTCAGAGCTGCTCAACCTCTTGGGCAGTTTAGATATCAGTATCGTGCTGTAAATAGTAAAACAGTAGTAAATCTTAAAGTCTAGGCgttcaaacagaaataatacaCAGAGCTGGCattctctgttttccagcaATTGATCCAGCATTTTTCTAATTCCtcttaaaagcaaaatcatCCACTTAAAATGAGGTTTCAGATATAAGCAATGATATGCTTTTAGGGCCGGTGCTGTCTGCGGCTGTGCCGTGAGTGGAAAGATAAACCAGATGGCAAACTCAATAAAAGGGAGCCAGTTAAACAGAGACAGATGAATgcccaaaaaacccctttgcTCCATTATTGCTTTTGAACTGGTTGTCATGGCACTGGAAATGGATACCACTGTCAGCCTCCCACCTCTGCCCAGCCAGCtcttcccaggctctgcccaaAGCAGGGAGCTCCCACTGGTGTGaaaagcacaggctgctgccccCACAGCTCCACTCCCACCAAACTGGGGCACTGTATGGAATCCCACCTTTTGTCACATCACCCAACTGGAAAAGATTGACCTTTGGACTCAAATTCGTTTTAATCCTGTGCTCTGTCTAACTCACCATTCCCTGCCAAGAGCCAAGGACTATCCACTCAGCACTGGGTCTctgtggctggagctgccatGGAACATAAGCTCACCTTTGTCAGATTTACACATTAAAGCAGTTTCTCTTCCCCTTGACAATGTCCAATAACAAGGAACACTATTTGCTGAGCAGATGGAAAAGAGTAAGTGATGCAACCTCAAAACAGCCCTGGAAAAACTGAATTGTTCTGTCAGCCTCTGAATTCTTTCCCCTCTCACTCCCATTTGATTTTGAGAATCTATGCACTTAAAATTGGTAAAATCTGCTAAAATAAATACCTTAGAATGTCACAGTGTAGTTGCattacatttcagtttttaatagAGCATATAAAATGCCAGTTTACAATGGGTTTAGCGAGCTGTTAATCAGCACTTTTATTCAGTTTAGTTTCTGAGCTATTAATCCCTAATACAGAGGCAGAATGCTGATCTGCTGGTCTAGGACCTCCTGAGAGAACAGTTCCAATAATCCTGGTGACATGGAAAGGAGATGTTACCTCAGGAATCACCTGAGTCCCTGCTAAACACATCCCATCCTTCCATAACTCAGTGTTAAGACTCTTaattatcaagaaaaaaaaaaacaacagaattcCATTTTGGCTTCAGTGAGCTGCAGTTACGAAAAACAAGTAGAATTTGTTCAAATAATTGCAGGCAAGTCCCCACTGGGGTGTTTTGGGTAAGGAACCCCCCCTGGGGTGCAGCCACAGAGGCAGCCTTGCCTTTGCTGCTGAGTCAGGCTctggtgcagccccagcagcggGAACGCCGCGCTCGGCTCGCCAGCAGGACACAAAGAACACACACACCGCCACAGCcaagtaattttaaagaattttaataCAAACTTAATATAAACTATTTCAGTCCCTCTTAACATGTAAGACACTGACTCAAAATACTTTTATACCTTTTTTCAAGTATTGCACAATGTAGgtacaaaattaatatttacgATTACATTTTCTTCCATAATATATAGCAAAAATCTTTAaacttttaacagaaaatacaatttgtgtttcttttgaaaaaagcaaatatttcataCATTTTAATTCCACCACTAAGGAATATTCTGTACAcaacttttttactttttttagaaTTGATGTCTTTAAGATGGATATCTTacaatttcagtaaaaaaaatacaacatgaagctgctgcagctgtcacAGATCACTGTAGTAAAAAGATATAAATGCAATACCATGTTGTAGAAACAATATATATACTCTGATATTTTACAAACTTTGTACTAAATTAAATTATACAATTAGAAAAAGACCAATAAACCCACCTATTAGTGCCAATTTTTtgatatatatacatacatgcctgagcacatatatatatatacacataaaaaaaattagccaCTTCCTTGCTATATCTTAAATACTGTAAGAGGCCATATTTTTGAGAGTATATTTTTGTAATGTACAGTcagtataaaataattttgtgcttGGTTGGCAAATGAAAAAATGATGCATGTTGTATTTATCTAACCAAGCCTGAATGTATTCATACTAcaagccttaaaaaaaatctcaagagGTGGAAAAAAAGATACACCCTTGGGTACGTGCATTTTAACTTGTACAATAGTATTTACTTGGATTTCGCTTTCGGTTTATTTTTAGTTAGCCATAACTGGCTGGAATTGCTGGTTAGAATACTGCATGTTGTTTAAACTAAAATTCAAGCCATCCACAAAAGACTTCTCATTTAGACCTCCATAGGCTGCAAACATATCAAAGGCATTACTGTACTGGAGAGGACTAAGGTTAAGGGGGCTGTCACCAGGAAAGATGCTACTGGTACTACCTTGACCCTGCATGTTGGGGAAAATGAACTCCTTTGCGTTAGGAGACAGGGCAGAAGTCTTctgctgttgctgttgctgACTGCCTAGGCCGAGCCCATAGAGAGAGTGcatggaggaggagagggattTCTGCTTCAGGAGGTCATTGACATTCAAGCCAAGGTTGGTGGGAGAGGTGCGGGCGACCTTGTTGCCACGGCTGCTATTCTTCATTTTGGTTGAGCCAAACTTGGTGGCAGCGAACGTGGCAGTGGTGAAGGTTAAAGGCTGAGTGGAGCGGGGCATGAAGGTCGGGCTCACAGCAGCTGAGTGACcaaagggaggagaaggagaactAGACACTGAAGAGGCTGGGTCACTAATAGGCATGAACACCTGGGCCTCGGGGTTAAAGCTGTTCTTGATTTCCTTATCCAACTCACATCCATTTTCATTATCATCCACATAAAGCACTTTCACTGGTCCCTTTTCACCGATTTGGTATGAAACCTCAAACGGGTCAATCCAAACACTAAGATCCTGAGGCAAGTTGCCACGAACATCATCAATGTCCAAACCACTCTCTTTGGATGCTTGTTCTATGACTGGGTCCACTTTCTCCCCTATATGAATACATCTAAACCCTGATCCTTTGTATGGCTTTTCTGGATACCAGTGCCCTTCATACTTCTTTTTCAGAAGTCTTTCAAGCTCTTCACCAAAAATGTTGACACGTCGTCTGGGAAGCTTATTGtacaaatatgaaataataaaattgagTGCTACTTGGATTTCAAGCTGCATAGCTGCTGTGCCACAGAGTTATAAGTCTGTTTCAAAACCCGAAGAAAGTGTTGAAGATGCCTCAGGGAAACAAAATTTCATTCAAAGTGCTGATTCGAGTTGATTATTATCCTTCACCTTGAGCGCTCTCGTTcctttaggaaaaaacaaaagcaaacacatcCAAATAAGAACAGCGTACGATCAAGCTCCGAGGCCCAtgctttcagcagaaaataggttactttttaagtgaaaaaatgtGCATCAAACTATTTCTGTTCCTGCCAGTGGAAGGTGAGGATGTCAGCTCCATTCAGCGTGACTTACAAACAACACTAGAGAGGATGGGCTTGTGTTTACATCTACAGCATGGGGCACTTCCAAATCACATGAGCGGGGTGTTTAGTTAATCACAAAGCAGCAAGGATAATTTTTAAGACATCACAGAACTGCCAGGCCTGTCAACGGTTCAATTACCAACCCGGATTTGGATGATTTATAGTACTCAGCTGCAGAATTTAGTACCACACCATTAGTCTAGCCTGAAAGGTCTTAGTCCAAGGGTCATTTATCACTTTAAAGTTTGGAAACATATTGACTGCAACTGTAGGCTGCAGAATTATAAAAATGCTAACAGTTGCTTTAGAAGATTTCATACAAATAGCTAAAATGAtgcaacatttattttaagtCCAAGCAAATTTTCTCCCTAAACTCCGCATGGGTGGAACGATGGAAACCGAGGAGAAAATGTCCGCTGTGCACATCCAACAgttcacacagaaatgcagtcaGCACACACATAATAGCTGCATGTATGTTCTGTCAGAAGGGAGGCCAAGACTcacaaatttttctctttttacaaATTATTCTCTATTGCATCAGATGCAAGATGCAATTATATACTCAATTATTGTATTGCACTGTCTGTATCTCAGATTTCAAAAAGTTCCTGGGCTAACAGGGCTTTTGACAGCCTCAAACTGGATtgcctttctccttctccatgactccattttatatttaatatatggTAGTCAATCCTTCACAAAGGACAAAAGAGAAATCAGGTGTCTGAAGTTAGAGAAGGGACAAGAATGGGGTATTAGCACACAAACTGCTAACAGAAATCCTGCAGTACCTTGGTATAAACATTCACACACCTTTGTCAAAAAGttctaataaaacaaaatatggGGATTGGTTTTGGCTCAAGTTAAAACCCCGAAGAGAATTTCAATTAATAGTGGGCTTTTCTGCACTGCATCACTTAGAACAAAATTTAGCATAGCTGTCACTAAAGATTAGAGAAATCAGAGTTAAAGGATTTTGATATTAACAATGTGACTACAcggcttttttatttcttgctccAAATAATCTCCTTTTAAAGTCTGGAACCTTATTTCCAAGCCATTCGTGTTCTCCCCAACATGGTATGGGAATAGTTTGAAAGGCTGTATGATAAGGCGACCTTTAAACGTTTGCTGGATCAGCACCGGGTGGGGATAAGGAAAAGATCAAGGGCAAACAGAAGATATTTACAAAAGGGGCACAATCAGTACCGAAAAGCTGATTGGGTGGTTAAACGGGGCATTTAAAAATGATTTATTAATCCATCTGTGCAGTTTCCCTTCCCCCACGTCCTTTAAGAAAAGAATGTTCTTTTCAGAGCACACCAGGCTGACGCTTGAAAATTTCTCGACGCGAAACGGATCCACAAAAACAACTGATCAAACAGATCGGCTTGA is part of the Catharus ustulatus isolate bCatUst1 chromosome 20, bCatUst1.pri.v2, whole genome shotgun sequence genome and encodes:
- the TOB1 gene encoding protein Tob1, with the translated sequence MQLEIQVALNFIISYLYNKLPRRRVNIFGEELERLLKKKYEGHWYPEKPYKGSGFRCIHIGEKVDPVIEQASKESGLDIDDVRGNLPQDLSVWIDPFEVSYQIGEKGPVKVLYVDDNENGCELDKEIKNSFNPEAQVFMPISDPASSVSSSPSPPFGHSAAVSPTFMPRSTQPLTFTTATFAATKFGSTKMKNSSRGNKVARTSPTNLGLNVNDLLKQKSLSSSMHSLYGLGLGSQQQQQQKTSALSPNAKEFIFPNMQGQGSTSSIFPGDSPLNLSPLQYSNAFDMFAAYGGLNEKSFVDGLNFSLNNMQYSNQQFQPVMAN